From the Saccharomycodes ludwigii strain NBRC 1722 chromosome I, whole genome shotgun sequence genome, one window contains:
- the MRPL24 gene encoding mitochondrial 54S ribosomal protein bL28m (similar to Saccharomyces cerevisiae YMR193W | MRPL24 | Mitochondrial Ribosomal Protein Large subunit) has product MMNRLTFIRKISILGSPLLREWRLVESRRVAVKPEYKVGDSKPLYVPPRRPEFPDYKYGESKIFKQSNKGLYGGQFIQFGNNVSESKKKVRRRWLPNIIKKGLWSETLNKIIRIKLTTKVYRTITKEGGIDNYLTKDKSARIKELGPTGWKLRYRILTKREQLSNSPHKDLPVIEKADGSKSKIYYNFSIDGKTYQITVGKRKLLYYLFPLEILEHKADGESLSYKKFISLYQERPIEQILQALSKYGFDLNTISV; this is encoded by the coding sequence ATGATGAATAGATTAACATttataagaaaaatatccATACTTGGTTCTCCATTACTCAGAGAGTGGAGATTAGTTGAGTCAAGAAGAGTAGCAGTTAAACCAGAATACAAAGTTGGGGATTCCAAACCACTTTATGTCCCACCAAGAAGGCCTGAATTTCCTGATTACAAATATGGAGaatctaaaatttttaagcAAAGTAATAAAGGTCTATACGGAGGCCAATTCATTCAATTTGGTAATAATGTTTCGGAAagtaagaaaaaagttagaAGAAGATGGTTACccaatattatcaaaaaaggCTTATGGAGTGAAACtttgaataaaatcattAGAATTAAATTGACTACCAAGGTTTATCGTACTATCACTAAAGAAGGTGGTATTGATAATTATTTAACTAAAGATAAATCTGCAAGAATTAAGGAATTAGGGCCCACAGGTTGGAAATTACGTTATAGGATATTGACTAAAAGAGAACAATTGTCTAATTCACCACATAAAGACCTCCCAGTTATTGAAAAAGCTGATGGTTCTAAATCAAAGATATATTATAACTTTTCGATTGATGGGAAAACCTACCAAATTACAGTTGGTAAgagaaaattattatattactTATTCCCACTTGAAATTTTAGAACATAAGGCTGACGGTGAGTCTTTATCGTacaaaaagtttatttctCTTTATCAAGAAAGGCCTATTGAACAAATTTTACAGGCTTTAAGTAAGTATGGTTTTGATTTGAATACCATTAGTGTTTAg